From Polynucleobacter ibericus:
TGCGACTATGGTGTGGGTAGATCTTACTACCAATAAATCAGCGCCATGGCCTGAGCATGTATTAGAGAAGTTGCGCTAGCCGATCGTGCAACCAAGCAATCCCCATATCCTCAAATCAGAACAATTTCTATCAGAACTAGATGGTTTTGATGTCATCATTGACGTTCGATCGCCCGCAGAGTTCGCTCTAGATCACATTCCAGGTGCAGTCAATTACCCGGTGTTGAGCAATGAAGAGCGCGTCACTATTGGCACACTCTATAAACAAGAGTCGCCATTTGCAGCTAAAAAGCTGGGCGCAGCCTTAGTCTCCAAAAACATTGCCACTCATCTTGAAAATCACTTTCTAGAATTGCCTCGTGAATGGCGCCCATTAATTTATTGTTGGCGTGGTGGAGAGCGTAGTGGGGCGTTTACGCATATCCTCAATCGGATTGGTTGGAAAGCGAGACAACTTGAGGGTGGCTATCAAGGATTTCGTCGTACGGTGATTGATGGTTTAGATCAGGCAGCTGGTCAATTTTCATTTCAGGTTATTTGTGGAATGACAGGAAGTGGCAAGACGCGAGTACTCCAAGAGATTGGCGCTCTAGGGGCTCAGATCCTTGATTTAGAGGGTCTAGCAGTTCATCGTGGCTCGGTGCTTGGTAATGAGCCGAATGAAGATCAGCCTTCGCAAAAGGGTTTTGAGACTGCCCTATGGAATGCCTTGCGCTTGCTAGATCCCACCAAGCAGGTTTATGTAGAGTCCGAGAGCAAGAAGGTAGGGGGCTTGCATGTGCCCGATGCTTTGATGGAAAAAATTCGTAATGGCGCTTGTATCGAATTACGTTCTAGTACGCAGACCCGCGTCTCTTGGTTGATTCGTGAGTACCATCACTTTTTAACTGATACCAATACTTTTAAGGTCAAGCTAGCTTTACTGACGGCTCACTACGGTAAAGTGCAGATTGCCAAATGGAATGATGCAATTGATGCGGGTAATTTTCCAGAGCTTGTTGAAGAGTTATTGGTAAAACATTACGACCCCTCATACCAATCATCGATCGTACGAAATTTTCCTCAATACAAGGTGGAAAATTTCGTGCAACTGGAAAGCGATAGTGATGACGCTTTTAAGGCATCAGCTAAAGAGATTCTCATCAAATCCAACAGACACTAATTAGCTAACTCCTTCACAAACTGTTCGAGCTGAGCTGGCGGCATAGCTCCGCTGATACGCTTCAACTCAATTCCATTTTTGAAGCCTGCCAATGTTGGTATTGATCTGATTGAAAACTCCTGCCCAATACCTGGGTTTGTTTCTGTATCCAATTTAATATGCAGAACCTGCTCACCGTGTTTTGCGGAACTAGCCTGGAAGGTTGGAGCAAACATTTTGCAGGGACCGCACCATGGCGCCCAAAAATCCACTATTACAGGTAGCTTGCTATGACTAAGAATCTCTTTAAAGCTTGCTTGATCGGCATCGATAGGCCCCAACAATAAGCTTGCCTTGCACACTCCACATATTGGTTTTTGGTTAACTCGATCAAGAGGTAGGCGGTTGAACTTGTTGCAGCTTTGGCATTTAATCAGCATATGTATTGAATTCCTTATGGTGTTGATTCAAGACGCAAAATTTGACTTCTATTTCTAAAACATTATATAATAAAATATAATGAATGAACATTATTTAAAAGGAAAGCTAATGAAAACAGCACATGACTTGGTTGCACAGGCTAAATTGTCAGTAAATGAGGTCTCTCTTAACGATGTACCTCATGCAATTCAAGATGCAGACTTGTTATTAGATGTTCGCGAGGCGGATGAATATGCAAATGGACACATTCCAGGGGCAATTCATATGTCACGAGGTCTTCTGGAGTTTAAGTTAAGTAATGATCCTAATTTGAGTGCACGGGATCTCAAAATAGTGCTGTATTGTAAAAACAGCGGTAGAGCAGCATTAGCCTCAAAGTCGTTGCATGAAATGGGGTATATGAATGTTCAATCTATTGCAGGCGGATTCGATGGATGGGCGCAGGCAGGCAATCCTATTGCTAAGCCAGAGCCAATTGTGTTTGAATAAGTTCATTACTAAATAGACAATAGGGGTTCAGTATGAGTGGAAATCCAACCGTAAGACTGAAGCAGCAAGCCGATTATCAGTTTGCGATTTATTACAACGAAGAAAAACCTCCGATCATGGGGGATGAGCCACCGCCACTGGGTAAGTCTGAAGGTGCAACTCCATCGCAGTTATTAATTGCGGCTGTAGCTAATTGCTTATCAGATTCATTACTTTTTGCTTTAAGAAAATTTAAGCAAAACCCTGACCCAATAGAGACCATAGCTACATGTGAGATAGGTCGTAACGAGCAGAATCGGCTCCGCATCTTGTCTATACGCGTTGAGATACATGTTGGCGTACCTGGGGAATCTTTGGAAAACTTAGATAGAGTCTTGGCGCAATTTCAAGAATTTTGTACGGTTTCTTCAAGTGTGAGCGCAGGAATTCCTGTAAATGTGTTTGTGATTGACAGTACCCAAAAACAACTCTATCCAGCAATCTAATTGGTGTTTTTTTGATGTTAATCAACTAATCATTTTTTAAAGACCCTATAGTGAACTCACTGGAGGAAAGAAAAATGAAAATGTTAGTTGAGTTGTTTGGATCGTTTGCGGGCCAATTAAGTTTGGCGGTGATTCTATTTATGATCGGTATGGTCATTTTCTTTGCCCGCTTATTTATTAAAAAGAGTGCTGAGGGCGGTGATCAATGATTGCCAATAAAAAAGCCCTTGAATAAATACTCAAGGGCATTTTTATTACCTGGCTATTTTTTATTTAGCTAAATGCCTGAATACCCGTTTGAGCACGACCCAAAATGAGGGCGTGAATATCGTGAGTACCTTCGTAGGTATTAACGACTTCTAAGTTCAGCATGTGACGAACAACACCATACTCATCAGAGATACCGTTACCACCATGCATATCACGTGCCATCCGGGCAATGTCTAAAGACTTGCCGCAAGAGTTACGTTTCATGATGGAAGTGATTTCTGGAGCAGCGATACCTTCATCTTTCATACGACCCAAACGAAGGCAGCCTTGAAGTCCAAGGGTGACTTCAGTTTGCATATCGGCTAATTTTTTCTGGATCAACTGGTTTGCAGCCAAGGGCTTACCAAACTGTTTACGATCCATGGTGTATTGACGAGCGGCATACCAACACCATTCAGCGGCACCTAACACTCCCCAGGCAATACCGTAGCGGGCAGAGTTTAAGCAGGTAAATGGACCTTTGAGGCCTTCAATATCTGGGAATTCATTTTCAGCTGGCACGAAGACTTCATCCATGACGATTTCGCCAGTAATGGAGGCACGTAGACCCATCTTGCCGCTGATTTTCGGAGCGCTTAAGCCCTTCATACCTTTTTCAAGGATGTAGCCGCGAATGATGCCTTCATCATTTTTGGCCCACACTACAAATACATCGGCAATTGGAGAGTTTGAGATCCACATCTTTGAGCCTGTCAAAGAAAATCCACCTGGAACTTTTTTAGCGCGGGTAATCATGCCGCCAGCATCGGATCCATAGTTTGGCTCGGTTAAACCAAAACAACCAATCCATTCACCACTCGCTAATTTAGGTAGGTACTTTTGCTTTTGAGCTTCGCTACCAAATTCATTAATAGGAACCATGACTAAGGATGACTGCACGCTCATCATCGAGCGATAACCAGAGTCGACGCGCTCAATTTCACGAGCGATTAAACCGTAAGACACATAGTTCAAATTAGCGCCGCCATACTGCTCAGGAAT
This genomic window contains:
- the mnmH gene encoding tRNA 2-selenouridine(34) synthase MnmH, with the translated sequence MQPSNPHILKSEQFLSELDGFDVIIDVRSPAEFALDHIPGAVNYPVLSNEERVTIGTLYKQESPFAAKKLGAALVSKNIATHLENHFLELPREWRPLIYCWRGGERSGAFTHILNRIGWKARQLEGGYQGFRRTVIDGLDQAAGQFSFQVICGMTGSGKTRVLQEIGALGAQILDLEGLAVHRGSVLGNEPNEDQPSQKGFETALWNALRLLDPTKQVYVESESKKVGGLHVPDALMEKIRNGACIELRSSTQTRVSWLIREYHHFLTDTNTFKVKLALLTAHYGKVQIAKWNDAIDAGNFPELVEELLVKHYDPSYQSSIVRNFPQYKVENFVQLESDSDDAFKASAKEILIKSNRH
- a CDS encoding OsmC family protein, producing MSGNPTVRLKQQADYQFAIYYNEEKPPIMGDEPPPLGKSEGATPSQLLIAAVANCLSDSLLFALRKFKQNPDPIETIATCEIGRNEQNRLRILSIRVEIHVGVPGESLENLDRVLAQFQEFCTVSSSVSAGIPVNVFVIDSTQKQLYPAI
- a CDS encoding DUF3149 domain-containing protein translates to MKMLVELFGSFAGQLSLAVILFMIGMVIFFARLFIKKSAEGGDQ
- the trxC gene encoding thioredoxin TrxC, with the translated sequence MLIKCQSCNKFNRLPLDRVNQKPICGVCKASLLLGPIDADQASFKEILSHSKLPVIVDFWAPWCGPCKMFAPTFQASSAKHGEQVLHIKLDTETNPGIGQEFSIRSIPTLAGFKNGIELKRISGAMPPAQLEQFVKELAN
- a CDS encoding acyl-CoA dehydrogenase, which produces MSKASFNWADPLLLDTQLSEEERMVRDAAAEYAQGRLMPRIHDAYRNETTDPAIFREMGELGLLGITIPEQYGGANLNYVSYGLIAREIERVDSGYRSMMSVQSSLVMVPINEFGSEAQKQKYLPKLASGEWIGCFGLTEPNYGSDAGGMITRAKKVPGGFSLTGSKMWISNSPIADVFVVWAKNDEGIIRGYILEKGMKGLSAPKISGKMGLRASITGEIVMDEVFVPAENEFPDIEGLKGPFTCLNSARYGIAWGVLGAAEWCWYAARQYTMDRKQFGKPLAANQLIQKKLADMQTEVTLGLQGCLRLGRMKDEGIAAPEITSIMKRNSCGKSLDIARMARDMHGGNGISDEYGVVRHMLNLEVVNTYEGTHDIHALILGRAQTGIQAFS
- a CDS encoding rhodanese-like domain-containing protein, which translates into the protein MKTAHDLVAQAKLSVNEVSLNDVPHAIQDADLLLDVREADEYANGHIPGAIHMSRGLLEFKLSNDPNLSARDLKIVLYCKNSGRAALASKSLHEMGYMNVQSIAGGFDGWAQAGNPIAKPEPIVFE